AGgtctctttcctcttctcttttccgTGGTTCATGGGGGAATGAATAATGCTGGGCTCAGGTCCAATTTGTGAGATCCTCATCACACGGAATTTCATCAGTGGCTTGTTCAATCACCACacagaaatttttcatttctttgctacattggcatttttgttttttgtgcagatcctggttttgattccttCCACCCAGAACACACTCTGTATTTGTTAGCACAATAGTACCACAGTTCACAATGCATATTCAGAACTGAGATGcagtgttatttttaaatgtagtgcatggagaaaaaaatcaacatctctaaaattaattttctctatgtataatatatatatatacatgctgTTAAAACTCCACAAAAGGAGCAAAAACATATCTAAGGATTCAACCTTGTGAAAGTTTAGGTCAATATTGAATGCACAAGTCGATGGCTTCTTCCTTTAGCAGCAAAACTTATTATTACATCTCCTGCCCTCCAGTATAGCTCCTCATGCTCTGAATGTTAAAGAAGAAATTTCACCAGCAACAGGAGGATACCTGGATTTCAGGTGAACATTTTGTGTCATGTGTAGATATCAAAAAGAATTACTGGGGCATCTCTTAATTGTACCGAAATCTAGCTATTAGATCTCCCACTGTGAAAGGCACGCACCAGTGGGGACATACGCAACCATCTCGGCCGTGGACAAATGGAAAAGACATTGTGTGTTCCCTGCTGGCCAGGGCAAATTCGGAAGAGGCCTCCTCTCCCTTGCTTCGCTGCTTCTGGCCAGCATTGCCATTTATGAGTGAAGTCTCCTCTGCGCCTTGCCAGTGCTAGTGCTCTGCAGAGTCACCATTGACAGCCCAGGAGGACGGCTGTTGAAGGAGCCCAGAATATAGTGGAAGACGCCGCTGTGCCTTTTACTGCTCTTGTGGGTTCAGCTTTCCTTTCAGTTCCCCTCCAAGCTGCTACTGCTTTTGGAGGTAGACACTTACAGATGTGGAAAGCTATCCAGCAAGCCCGTTTTTCCCATGGGGAATCAAATTTTTGAGAAAACGTGATTTTCCATGGAAAATCTACAGATTCCAGAGTAATCCAAGCAAGTCCAACCCAAATGACTTTTTGATGTCTTTGAGAATActttttttacaaaatgaaaaatgggaaTTTTCCCCATGGAAAACCCTCTCCTCTGTTATTTCAAGCCTTCTTGACTCTCCttactttttaatatttgttccattgctgcagctgcTTGGTGTCAGACTGCTTTGCTCAGTGTTCATTTTGATGATAAGTCAAGACAAGGCTCTTTTCTCAATTTTGAAAAGTTCTATTTAGTTTATAAGAATTCTGTCATTTTTCACAAGTTGAGTTTCAACTCCaattattgctttaaaaattttgttaTCCTCCGTCCGCGGCAGCCGCTAACCACAGGAAAAAAGAGCACCTATAGTAACATATTTTGCTTAAGGTCGTCTTGCAATAGGTGTAACACCATTTTAAACTGGTGACttcattttaacttttttaattaACATATGATGTTTAGCACTTGTATAAGGAATTTATTACTATTTGTGCATTTTGCTGTCTTCTACAAATAATATAATACTAGATTTGTATCCTTTGAATTTCTCTATGAGGAAAAAATGACCCGACCAAAAACCCAAGGAAGTTATCTGTCTTTGCTCAAGCAACTAGCTCTTTAGTAATAAATCACTTATAGCCGTGGCAGGATATTTTCACTTATTGCAAATAAAATGTTGGCTGTTAGTATTTCAGAGTGACTGTATTATAATCTCTTCATATGATGTCCTAGCTAAATAACCGTTGCACTTTTTCTGCTACATATATTTTCAATTGTGAATATTTTTTATAATTACACAGTACAGAGTTTTGGGTGGAAAGAATGGAATCTGAGTTTATCTTTTGGTAAACACTCTATGATCTAATCCAACATGACAGATAGCACATGAAAAGAGTTCCTCCCATGGGATGCTCCTGCTCTGAGAAACAACTTAAAGAATTGTGCAGTGGCATTTTATtctcagcttttgcttttcttctcataAAATGCCTCTTACTATTCTTTGTAGAGTATCTGCTTCACATTGCTTTGCCTGTGGCTACCAGATTTTTTAATTATCTTCAGTGTTTGACAGCTCTGGACTCGAATCAACATAGTTGAAAGCTTCCTTGTTTGtgaaagttgagctcaaagttaGACTGTGTCGTGGATTCACAGGTGCAAGTTCGTTTAATACAATATTGTCACTTTTTACAAGAGTTGCTTTGTCCATGTGTTCTCTACTGTACCTGGCGACAACAGCATCAAGGAAATCCAGCTTTGGTGGCAAAGTCCCACTCTCAAATAAGTATTTGGCTAAGTAGGAGACTATAATGTTAGTAAAGAAGGAGGTAAGCATAGAAAGTGTTTTAAATGGGAATCGTTGGACATAGATATTATTTTCATCTGGATAGCAGCCAGGATAGTATATCAAGGGCTGAAGATAGAGGTACGGTTCTCCTCCAGTTATTCTGAGAACAAGGCCAAACAAATATCCTGCAATGGCACCATAGGTATTGGTTCCTTTAATAAACAGCACACACAGGAGCTGGGGGAAGATGATGATATAAACAAGGTCAGAGCTGAGGTACCACAGGCCGTACACTGACGAAGCTAGCAGTGCCATTGCTGTTGCTGATGCTCCAAAGAGAAAGACAGTGATTCTCATGACCCACACGATTTCCCTGTCTGAAGCCTGCAAAAAAAGGGCAGTATTAGGTAGTGGTTTTTTCATGGCAATATATGTATGCCTACTTTTACGAACACGGCCTATATAAGATCCTACACTGTAAAGGAAATTTGGCATGACGTATTCAATAATATTTACAAACTAATATCTCTATCTCCAtctgaagcacagagaaaaaaaagcaagggtTGTGGTTGTCATCCCCAAACTTGTTAATCTTTAAGCATAAGGAAGAGTTTGACAATGTGTCAAAGAACAAAACAACAGCAGAGTgttagaaataacttttaaatacaaacaaaataagGCTCAATCAAAAAAAATTGTCAGTGTCAGAATTTCTTCTCCGTTTCCTAAGAAAAACTCCAATTCACTAGCCCATTGTGTTGTCATATTATTTCCTGATAAACCAAAAATTCAGAAAGATATCTCATTTTGTTAAGGATTTAAATAAAACTTAGGGTTGCAGCAATAATTAGGAGCAATTTGGATAAACTGCAGTGCCATGAGAACTCTTGAAAGCTGCCTCCCCTGAGTCAGCTTTTTCACCTCTGTCGTCAATCACAACcataaatatttttatgactTTCAGTTTTTTCAATATACTGTTAGGAACGAAATGCTATACTTTTTCTAGTCATGGGCAGGAATGCAACAGAGGTGTTTCATTATGAAATTACAGTCTATGTGTCACCTAGTTAAGGTATCACCTAAAATTTTCTCTAAAAgtagaaatgaaaatgtaatcTCACATTTTGCCGAAAGGAAAGCTGGTAGATGTTCCGAGCAAACATAGAACTTGCTGATAAAATTGAAGAGTCAGCTGACGACATCACAGCAGCAGATACAGCGCCGAGGCCAAAGAACGAGATATAGACTGGGCAAAGGTACTGGAGCACGATCGGTAAAATCATATCTGCTTCTTTTTTAGTCACGGGGTCAGGCACGCCATACTCAGTCTCGTTCCAGGCTGCAATATGGACACCAGTACGTTATTAGTAACATTAGTAGTCATCAGCTACAGCACCTCTTGACTTCCTGTGTAGTGAGCTGTCCATATTGCCACATTTTTATTCACAGTCAATAACCAAACTGTCGCTGGGGCTGGATCGACGGTGTTGCAGAGAGGCATTGTCCCAGTGGTTTCTCTTAGGCTGATTTAATTCTGCTCAGCGTTTTTCCTTATCTCTAAGCTAAGTCTGGCCACAGCCTGTGGTTATCCAGTAGGAAGTTTAATATTAAAACTGCATTGCTGGTAAATGTAGTTATCCTCAATAAAACAAATCTGGGATACATGTTTGTTTGTGATGTATTTAACTATTCTCTTGGATTGCAGACTCAGAGCTCAAAGCCATGTGTTAAAGATTTCTAACAGAACATTTCTAACAGTTTAGCTACATGGTCACTGTGATGGGGATCACTCTCGCTATGACAAATAACTCGACAAGGATGTTTTAGTCAACATAAGAAATTTCTGATAAATGACTACAATACATACACAGTTATTTTGCAGTTATACTGTTAGAACAAAACAAAGGCACCAGACTCTAACTCAAACATTATATAGAAATATTACATCAGTAGAAACCTAGAATATGTAAAATTATTTAATCTCAGCCACTGGGGTAGGAGGAATTTCCCCTGGGAGAAACATTCTatggtattatttttcagtgtagtCTCCTGTTGCAGAAGTCATGAGTTGATTAACTATGTCACTTAACTAGATTTTATCTAACATAAGCTTTGTAGGGTTTTCATACATTTATTGTACTATTCATAGTTCATCATTTACCTGTAGATGCTCCAATTGCACCAATGAGAActgcaggaagagccatcacaATACAGCCAAAAGCAGCCAGAAATGACAGAACTTGGGCATACGTGGCAGAAGATGAGGAAAGAACTCGCTGGAAATATGCTTGCCATGGGATTCCTCCTAATGTCTGGAAACACAATGGTCAGCATCCCGTCACTGGGAGTTAACTCTGGATTTTTTTGCTATTGCCATATAGAGAGCATGTAGAAACATCACTTGAAAGCTGAATGCTGTCTTGCTgctctttcatttatttattcaaTATCAGTCAGTCAGCAATAGTTGTAACTATCATTCTCACAAGTAATGTTAAACTTCTGTAAATCCACTTCAATCCTGTTCTTTTAGACAAGTTACTCCTTTAAAAGGAATTTAACACTAAGCAGTAAAATAAAGTTCTTTTTTATGGTGACAATTCTTCTCTTGCTTTGGGTATAAATTAGataattattaaaattatgtCTGCAAAATATGACATGTAAGAGTTTATCAGAGGCTAAAAAACCAAGTGCTAACAATTCTGTCCCGAGAGCAGGATTTGACTAATCTCCACTAGGTAAATAAGTGCCTATGACTAAACagcatggaaagaaaataaagcaaattgcTCACGAAGCATGCACAGTCCAATTCTACACACTAAATGAGGCAGGAGGCATTTGGACCAAATAGTGTGTACACAGGTGTTTCATACATGTTTGATGCACACACAGGGAGCAAATGAATATTTCACAGGCAGCTCTGATTTTGACTTGCTATTTATGACTGTTTTGCTTTGCAGCCTtaataattttcctttaaaaaaagctttccaagcaTGTGCAAACTTCTTGAGCTATAATGAAACAaacaagatgaaaagaaaatgtgtcaCAATTTGGCAATATCACACCTTTCCTTTGGTCACCAGCAGAGATGAAGCCTTCAGACTTACTACACAGAATACAGCCGCTTGAGCTAATGTCATACTTTAGCTCTCTGAAAATCTCTAAAAAATTTAAGCTGGATAAGCCAATACATTTTAATAGCCTAATTATCAGAAAGCTCTGAAGATTTTTGGTTgagattgtttaaaaaaagaaaccgaGAAAGGAATCCCAAAGTACAACATGCTAATAAAAACAGAGCTGCTCGGGgacactgaaaatggaaaatgttaGCATGTGTTGCTAGATCTAATAGAAAGTACTTAATAACCACCAGTCCCATGTGTAATACATGAGTATTAAATAACGAAAGCCCTCAGTTCATTCTGGCATGTGTGCACATATGAATTCATCCATCCATTCATCTCTGCAAAGCTTTTTATACATCACCTAGACCTAACGCATATTTAATCATTTGTATAACATATTTATTGCCTTCTGCGATATATAAATTCCTCTGCCAAGAATGACATCAGTTAAGTGTCAGCTGCatacttttaattaattttagcaTAAGTCAACTATTTCAGCTTGATGATATTTAAATTACATTCCTGGCAATGCTGACCTTGACAGCTGTGCTACAATATTCTACTGATATTTCACTGAAATCATTCAAATGTGCAGAATTATTAAGCAGGAGTCAAGAGGGTAAAAGTTTTCAGTTTGCTGGAAACTCTTAACTAGACTTTCTATTATTTTCAGCTGTCATAGTAACACAGTGTGAGTGCTTAAATGCTTCGTTCCTTCTTACAAGCTATCACTTACCAGTAAAAGGAAATTGTCCAGCCATGTGTAAATGTCAAGTGAGTTGATAGATCCAAGCCAAGGTGCTTGGTGCACCTGGTGCACAGCTGTGAATCCAATGTCTGTCACTGCAGGATGGGACATTGCAAAGGGTACGCTGATCCACTGTAACCAAAGAGAAACAGTTCAGGCCTAAAGAAGGCATTCTAAATCTGTGAAATTTTAATATTAACATTGATCTGGTTTTCATGCTACAGATCAAATGCTAAGTTGCCAAGCTGATTTGCAGAAAGTCAGGTTATGTGCTGATGGAACATCTCTGAAATCTAGAGAGCTTGGTAATGGATAGCTTACCTCTGTCCTGGGGAGTGTGAGTATGAACAGAGAATTAATCAGTGTAAATTGCAAAATCAGCAGGAAAGACACATTTATacatcttcattttattttccctAAACTCCAGTGTATTCTTTACACCCTTTCCTGGACCACACTGTAGAGAAATATCTACACATAAATTTGTGTGCAACAGTATCACAATTTGCCAGTATACAGGCATGAGACATCGCAAATGCATCTGAGGGCTTGGGAATTTGTTTTTAGTTCAACCCAAAACTATATCGTGACAAGAGAGGGGTGCTGTTGGTCATCCCCTATCTCTCTTGCTTCAGAACACCCCATAGCCCAGTGTTACTGCACTTCTCTGCCTTGAGGGTGATTTCAGTTTGGGCTCTTGGCTATTTTCAGTCTCTCCATTTTTGATCTAGGCTGAAAAACCAGTGGACAAACCCTTCCCAAACAGTTTCCCTTCCAGAGACAGTTTCTGCCAGGTTTGTTTCCTTCACCAACTGACTTATTGTGCATTTAGTTGCCAACTCATTTTGCAATGGTGTAACTCACCAACTCTCTATGAGAATAAACTCAGCAGCTCCTACTGATGTGAAAACCAGGCTTTGTGCTCTATGGAATAGACCATCACAAACACGGCATCCTTAAGGATCCACTGAtacccaaaaccacacagatcACCACAGTCCAGCTGAACACATTTAAGGGCATGGGGTAACAGGAGCAAGGAGGGGAGAAATCAAACATCTTCCTCTACTTTGTTGCACAATTATTGCAATAATGTGTGAAGAATATTTTGCAGCACTGCCTGTTATTGAGGCTGTTCATCACTTACCGTTGCATTATGTTCTCAGTTGCATGTTAAATTTTGCCAATTTAAGCACTTGGGCAGAAAGATTCCCTTCTCACTGTCTGCTTGGGCTTTCTGGGAAAGATCACCAAAATGTTTCAACCATCTCCAAGATATTTTGAGGGAATAATAAACATATTGTCAAAATTAATGGATGTTAATACTCTTCTTTTTGAGAAATTCATGAGgaacaaatggatttttttattcatGCTTGTGAATCTCAAATCTCAATCATGGCCAAGTGATGAGCTTCTGAAGAGCTGTAGTTTGCCCATACTCAGATACGATTTTCAGTAGGGTAAATTTCTTAAGGTCCATTGGCAGCCTGTATGCTACAGCCCAGGATTTAACAGGTGCTGTATTGCAAACGCATTCTGGGCTTTTGCAATCCATTGCAGTTACTGACAGTAATGTAGGTCTTTGTAGTCTCAAGCACTACCTCTGTATTAGTAAATAAAACAAGTCAAGACACTTTCTCTGGCCCTGCAGTTCACTGACATGTCATGGTTTACATCCATATACCTAGATTCCATTACCTGCCAAAAAGGACAGCCCTGAACTGTTCCTGGGAATTACCTGGGAAAATACTAGCTGGTGTGGGCCAAAACAGTGCCAGGACTGTGTTAACAATTAAGCACTACAGATGATCCTATGTTTTCACCTTGACACTGTTTAACTTGCTTAACATAGACATAGACCTAATTTCTTCACTGAGCACTTTCTAACGGGCAAATAAAACCAAGGCTTGTAGAAGTGAAGCAGAAACTGGGACTTTATGTTGGGACTTGAAGCTTAGGGATAGAAGCAGCAGGTAGCTAGAAGGACCTGGACCTCATGAGGttggaaaccagaaaaaaaggacTTCTACATTGTGGCAAAGAGTTTAAAATGGAGAATTAATAACATAGATGTGAAGAAGAGTCAGTAAATAGTGGGGATACAGTGGAGGATCAGGGACAGACTCATCGGGCAAGATAAAGAGTTGAGAATTGCAGATGTGGGTACAGGAggtgaggagagaaggaaagacatAAGAAGAAAACCAGGGAAGTACGTGGAGTGGCTGGGATAGAGGTGATGGAAGTCTAAGGAAGAAGCTGTGGCTGAAATTAGGAGCCAGGGTAAAGAACAGAAGTGAATGCAACAAGCATCTCCTCTTGGGTAAGGAGCGGGAGAGGAACAGATCTTAGAGGAATGAGCAGTAAAGATCTGTGCCAGTGGGAGTAACAAACTGCTCCAGAGCCTGGAGGAGAAGATGGGATACATGAGCCTGTGACATCTTCTGCTGTGACATCTACCATCTCATCTAAAACAGCCTCACCTAGAGCATGAGCATTTAGATGCTCTCTGAGCCTTCCAGCCCCACTAATGACTCTCAAGGTTGTGAATATGGTTTCTTCTACATGACATTATTGTTGTTTATTTCAAATGGGAAATTACATAAAGAGCCCAACCTGAATTAAAAGAACACTACTAAAGCTACAGATCCAACCATTTAGAAGACTGCTACACAACCTTCATTTGTTTTCCCCTCCCCGTCAGGTTCAAGCTGCCTTTAATACAGGATCACATGATCACATGTTGTTACTCCCACAGGGTCAGGGTCTTTAGCAGTGCATGAGTTGTTATCATTGGAAAagcatttctgtattttgatTTATCTACAATTTTGGGAATTTCTGTAACGCACACCATCTGTAGAAACTGAATGGTTCACAAATATTAACATGTATGTTAGGGAAGGAGACAGTATTTTCCCATTGTGCAGGTGATGAAAAAAGGTACGACAGAAGAAGATCTGGAATAACTTCTCATTTCAGGTGGCCAGATGGAACTTGGATTTGCTTTTTCAGGGTATTTAGCACCGTTCCCATTAAGTCAGTTACAACAGGGAATGCTTAGCACTTCTGCAAATAAGGCCATAGGGCTCACAGTAGGATGCCACAGAGTGAGGACACACACAGGGTTGGTTAGTGACTGCCTGTGTGAGCTCCGGCTGAAGAAATTTCCCTAGAGCTGCACAAGAACTCCtgtaaaagcagagaaacaactCCAGGTCCCCAAGGTGCCATTCAGTTCCTTCACCTTGAGCCACCCCATTTATTTCAGCCTGTCTCAGACCTCTGCACACCTGTGACCATCTATTACTGCCACTGGCAAACAAAGACAGCAGCTTCTTTGATTGCACCCCTGTGATCTGAGCCCTGTTGCGTTGATGTTTTTAAGAGTAGGGCTTGCAGAACAGCAGTAAATAACGGAAAAGGCTACCCACTAGCTATCATTGATAGCTGGTAAGGGGATATTCATACCACCATATTAAAACAGTAAGGCCATCTGGTGAGACTTCCTATACCATGATCTCCAAGGATGGTGGAGGAAAATTAGGGAAAAAACAAGAATGTGATTTAAAGCAGGAGGTTAACTAAGCTGCGTGAGTAGGTGACAGCTAcaggaaagagaagcaggagagTATCCGCTGCGCAGGTCCAATGCCAGTGTTTCTGAACTGCTCTACTAACCGCTTCCTACATCTGATGCCTCCTTCCAGTGCCTGTGCCACAGTCGTATGGACCTATAGGGATGGAA
The window above is part of the Opisthocomus hoazin isolate bOpiHoa1 chromosome 1, bOpiHoa1.hap1, whole genome shotgun sequence genome. Proteins encoded here:
- the SLC5A7 gene encoding high affinity choline transporter 1 — translated: MAFHAEGLVAIVVFYLAILAVGIWAAWKTKNTGSEGDRSEAIIVGGRDIGLLVGGFTMTATWVGGGYINGTAEAVYVPGYGLAWAQAPIGYSLSLVLGGLFFAKPMRSKGYVTMLDPFQQLYGKRMGGLLFIPALMGEMFWAAAIFSALGATISVIIDINVNISVIISALIATMYTLVGGLYSVAYTDVVQLFCIFLGLWISVPFAMSHPAVTDIGFTAVHQVHQAPWLGSINSLDIYTWLDNFLLLTLGGIPWQAYFQRVLSSSSATYAQVLSFLAAFGCIVMALPAVLIGAIGASTAWNETEYGVPDPVTKKEADMILPIVLQYLCPVYISFFGLGAVSAAVMSSADSSILSASSMFARNIYQLSFRQNASDREIVWVMRITVFLFGASATAMALLASSVYGLWYLSSDLVYIIIFPQLLCVLFIKGTNTYGAIAGYLFGLVLRITGGEPYLYLQPLIYYPGCYPDENNIYVQRFPFKTLSMLTSFFTNIIVSYLAKYLFESGTLPPKLDFLDAVVARYSREHMDKATLVKSDNIVLNELAPVNPRHSLTLSSTFTNKEAFNYVDSSPELSNTEDN